A window of Solanum stenotomum isolate F172 chromosome 3, ASM1918654v1, whole genome shotgun sequence contains these coding sequences:
- the LOC125857555 gene encoding F-box/LRR-repeat protein At3g48880-like, producing the protein MEFQKKRKIEAVVMEKGDSPVRRWEDLNINILVTILLSFDLFQLIYAIPQVCRAWRLACCDPLLWKTLDLSVLQSNFIRLPLKPYVYVDSPSEKKLTGLLNICLNLSRGNIQTLIFHTNLYVNDNQLTFAAERCPRLKRLVMPAWEKLEKPAIRRAIRKWKDLESLTMPSLEKPAYVIKKIARSCKKFSELKIMGTCDILFASTLVSFLPNLKVLSVRCTELSKHALVILLEGLTQLKVLNISHCIITEDLPPPAPMKILTELDESILEKASRLDKFLTCMSDSCIMCQRTRNDKGFMRWYKYEDLWKVDEVKSLAILKL; encoded by the exons ATggagtttcaaaaaaaaaggaagattgAAGCTGTTGTTATGGAAAAAGGAGATTCTCCTGTAAGGAGATGGGAGGACCTTAATATTAATATCTTGGTAACGATACTCCTGTCCTTTGACCTTTTCCAGTTGATATATGCAATTCCTCAAGTTTGTCGTGCATGGCGATTGGCTTGTTGTGATCCACTTCTCTGGAAAACGCTGGACTTGTCCGTGTTGCAATCGAATTTCATCAGACTCCCATTGAAGCCATACGTATATGTCGACAGTCCGtctgaaaaaaaattaaccgGACTCCTAAATATTTGCTTGAACCTCAGTCGTGGAAACATACAAACATTGATCTTCCATACCAATTTGTATGTTAACGACAATCAGTTGACTTTTGCTGCCGAGAG GTGTCCACGGCTTAAACGCCTTGTTATGCCTGCTTGGGAAAAACTAGAAAAGCCAGCAATACGCCGTGCTATTCGTAAATGGAAAGATCTTGAATCACTGACGATGCCTAGTTTAGAAAAACCTGCCTATGTCATCAAGAAAATTGCAAGGAGTTGCAAAAAATTTTCTGAGCTCAAAATCATGGGGACTTGTGATATTCTGTTTGCATCTACACTAGTATCATTTCTTCCAAACTTGAAAGTATTGAGTGTGAGGTGTACGGAGTTATCTAAACATGCTTTGGTTATTCTCTTGGAGGGGTTAACACAGTTGAAAGTGCTCAACATATCGCATTGCATAATTACTGAAGACCTTCCTCCACCCGCACCTATGAAAATTCTGACCGAGCTTGATGAATCCATTCTCGAAAAAGCATCTAGGTTGGACAAATTCCTAACCTGCATGAGTGACTCATGCATCATGTGTCAGCGCACTCGAAATGATAAAGGGTTCATGAGGTGGTATAAGTATGAAGACCTCTGGAAAGTGGATGAGGTGAAATCTCTTgcaattttaaaactttaa
- the LOC125857553 gene encoding F-box/LRR-repeat protein At3g48880-like: MMEFQKKRKIEAVVMEKGDSPVRRWEDLDINILVTILLSFDLFQLIYAIPQVCRAWRLACCDPLLWKTLDLSVLQSNFIRLPLKPYVYVDSPSEKKLTGLLNICLNLSRGNIQTLIFHTNLYVNDNQLTFAAERCPRLKRLVMPSWNKIKKRTMCRAIHKWKDLESLTMPSINNPARVIEEIGRSCQNFSVLKIMGTYDMLFASALASFLPNLEVLSVRCTVLSKPALAIILEELKKLKVLNISHCIITEDPEDPPLEPMNILTEPDESILEKASRLDKFLTCISDSCIMCQRALNDQGFMRWYKYEEDLWKVDEVKSLAV, from the exons ATGatggaatttcaaaaaaaaagaaagattgaaGCTGTTGTTATGGAAAAAGGAGATTCTCCGGTAAGGAGATGGGAGGACCTTGATATTAATATCTTGGTGACGATACTCCTGTCCTTTGACCTTTTCCAGTTGATATATGCAATTCCTCAAGTTTGTCGTGCATGGCGATTGGCTTGTTGTGATCCACTTCTCTGGAAAACGCTGGACTTGTCCGTGTTGCAATCGAATTTCATCAGACTCCCATTGAAGCCATACGTATATGTCGACAGTCCGtctgaaaaaaaattaaccgGACTCCTAAATATTTGCTTGAACCTCAGTCGTGGAAACATACAAACATTGATCTTCCATACCAATTTGTATGTTAACGACAATCAGTTGACTTTTGCTGCCGAGAG GTGTCCACGGCTTAAACGCCTAGTTATGCCTTCTTGGAACAAAATTAAAAAGCGAACAATGTGCAGGGCTATTCATAAATGGAAAGATCTTGAATCACTAACGATGCCAAGTATAAATAATCCTGCACGTGTCATCGAGGAAATTGGCAGGAGTTGCCAAAATTTTTCCGTGCTCAAAATTATGGGGACCTATGATATGCTGTTTGCATCTGCACTGGCTTCATTTCTTCCAAACTTGGAAGTATTGAGTGTGAGGTGCACGGTGTTATCTAAACCTGCTCTGGCTATTATCTTGGAGGAgttgaaaaagttgaaagtGCTCAACATATCTCATTGCATAATTACCGAAGACCCTGAAGATCCTCCACTTGAACCGATGAATATTCTGACCGAGCCGGATGAATCAATTCTTGAAAAAGCGTCTAGGTTAGACAAATTCCTAACCTGCATAAGTGACTCATGCATCATGTGTCAGCGTGCTCTAAATGATCAAGGGTTTATGAGGTGGTATAAGTATGAAGAAGACCTCTGGAAAGTGGATGAGGTGAAATCTCTTGCAGTTTGA